The genome window TGACCGGTGTCCCTTCACGGGAATAGCCGATCGGATCCGTCAGTATATTGAGCGCGACGGTGCCGGCCAGCGCAAAGGCTACGACCATGGGTGGGGAAGCGAGGAAGCCCGCTTCGAGCTGAGGATGCACGCGGCCGGGGAAATTCCTGTTTCCGGAAAGCACCGCCACGGGCAGAATATCGCGCTCTGCCATCGCCTTTGCGACGGGATCCGTCAGGGGACCGGAATTACCGATGCATGTCGTGCAGCCATAGCCGACGAGCCCGAAACCCACGGCTTCGAGATCTTCAAGCAGGCCGGCTCGCTGAAGATAGCGCTCAGCGGTCGGGGATCCCGGCGCCAGCGATGTCTTCACCCAATGAGGCGGACGCAGTCCGTAGGCGCGCGCCTTGCGCGCAAGAAGCCCGGCGGCGGCGAGCAGGCGCGGATCGGATGTGTTGGTGCAGCTCGTGATCGCGGCAATCGCGACGGCGCCGCCGTTCGGCTGCCCTTCGACATCGACCGACGGCTTCTTCATGCCGGCAATGGCCGGCGCCGTTTCGCTGACGGGAATGCGATCCTGCGGACGCCGGGGACCCGCAAGGCTCGGTTCGACGCTGGAGAGATCGATTTCAAGGGTGGATGTATATCGAGGCTCCGAGGATGGATCGAACCAGAGCCCCACGCGCTTGGCATAGTGCTCGACGAAATCGGCGTGATCCTCACTGCGCCCGGTCGCCCTCAGATATTGGATCGTATGGCCGTCGATCGGAAAATAGCCGCTATTGCCGCCGAATTCCGGCGTCATGTTTGCAACGACTGCGCGGTCGCCCGCCGTCAACGTCGACACGCCCGGCCCATAGAACTCGACGAACTTGTCCTGAAGGTCGATCTGACGCAGCAGATGGGTGACGACCAGCGCGAGATCGGTGGCAAGAACACCCTCCCGCAGGCCGCCGATCAGGCGCACGCCGACGACATCCGGCACACGGAGCGTCACCGGCATGCCGAAGAAGACGCTTTCCGCCTCCAGGCCGCCGACACCCCAGGCAAGCACGCCGATCCCGTTGATCATCGGGGTATGACTGTCCGTTCCGATCAAGGTATCGGGAACGGCCCAGCGCCTGCCGTCTTTCTGCTGGTGGGTCACGACCGTTGCGAGCCGCTCCAGATTGAGGGTGTGCATGATACCGGTGCCGGGCGGATGGACCCGGAAGCCGGTCAGCGTGTTGGTCGCCCATTTCATGAAGCTATAGCGCTCGGCATTGCGCTCATATTCGCGCTGCATGTTGCGCTCAAGCGAAGCAGAGCTTCCGAACGCATCGACGGCAACTGAATGATCGGTCGACACATCGACTGGCACCACGGGATTGAGCAGGGCCGGATTACCGCCGGCCTCCGCCAATGCGGACCGCATGCCCGCAATATCCACCAGTGCCGGTCCGCAGGTCGTGTCATGCATGAGGACACGGTTCGGCAAGAACGGGATTTCCACCTCGCTCCTGCCCTCATCGAGCCAGGCAATGATCGCCGATTTGGCCCGCACGGCGTCATCTCCCCCTGTCCGGAGCACGTTCTCCAGTAGGATGCGATGGATATAGGGCATCCGCTCGAGCTTCGGGCCGGCCTCCTTCGGTAGGTCAATGATATCGTACTGGACGCCATCTACGGCGAATTTGCCGATCGTCGTCATGCTCATGCTCTGAAACCCTGCTTCACGATTTGGGCGATCTGGCCCGCGCGATATTGAATTGCCCAGACGGTCCCACGCCCTCTGCGGTCTCCGCATTGGAGACACGCATGAACCAGGTCATCAGGAAGGACAGCAACAGAAGTGCCGCGAGGAACATGAGCCCGCCGAGGGCACTTCCCGTCCATGTCTTGGCTGCACCCATTGCGTATGGGCCGACGAAGCCGCCGAGATTGCCGATGGAATTGATGGCGGCAATCGAGACCGCAGCGGTCGATCGGGTCAGGAACAGGCCGGGCAGCGACCAGAACG of Rhizobium sp. NXC24 contains these proteins:
- the acnA gene encoding aconitate hydratase AcnA; its protein translation is MTTIGKFAVDGVQYDIIDLPKEAGPKLERMPYIHRILLENVLRTGGDDAVRAKSAIIAWLDEGRSEVEIPFLPNRVLMHDTTCGPALVDIAGMRSALAEAGGNPALLNPVVPVDVSTDHSVAVDAFGSSASLERNMQREYERNAERYSFMKWATNTLTGFRVHPPGTGIMHTLNLERLATVVTHQQKDGRRWAVPDTLIGTDSHTPMINGIGVLAWGVGGLEAESVFFGMPVTLRVPDVVGVRLIGGLREGVLATDLALVVTHLLRQIDLQDKFVEFYGPGVSTLTAGDRAVVANMTPEFGGNSGYFPIDGHTIQYLRATGRSEDHADFVEHYAKRVGLWFDPSSEPRYTSTLEIDLSSVEPSLAGPRRPQDRIPVSETAPAIAGMKKPSVDVEGQPNGGAVAIAAITSCTNTSDPRLLAAAGLLARKARAYGLRPPHWVKTSLAPGSPTAERYLQRAGLLEDLEAVGFGLVGYGCTTCIGNSGPLTDPVAKAMAERDILPVAVLSGNRNFPGRVHPQLEAGFLASPPMVVAFALAGTVALNILTDPIGYSREGTPVTLSMVWPTASEIDAALAQASDIGDFAPAYEKAETSKAWRDLDAPTTIIFPWDEKSTYIRRPPFASFGKGTLLGDYQAHPILVVGDDITTDHISPAGAVEAKSDAGRYLIERGENPADLNVFSSRRGNWQAMIRGLFTNKTVSNLIGADIPPGSTIHAPSGEIMSLWAAAQRYAAEDRSVVVVAGERYGMGSSRDWAAKGVSLLGVRAVLALSFERIHRWNLIGMGILPLRLPEACGPAELAFAAEDLVEISADPTRMEPRCKVSVVVKRSTGQKIGLTATAAIETNAEVDILRAGGILPLILRNAMQTGAMSRLL